Within Brachyhypopomus gauderio isolate BG-103 chromosome 4, BGAUD_0.2, whole genome shotgun sequence, the genomic segment acctgaagcgtaatgtggagaaaaatccccgcgtgactgctaaggaactgaaaaaagacctgtcagatgtgggcactgaagtttcagctcagacaataaggcgcgcactgcataacgaagacctccatgccagaacgcccagacgcacccccttgctgactccaaagaacaagaaaagtcgactgcagtatgccaaaagtcatgtggacaagccacaaaggttttgggacagtgtactgtggtcagatgaaactaaattagaactgtttgggacaatggaccagcgctatgtttggagaaggaagaaccaggcttatgaacaaaagaacaccttgcctactgtgaagcatggcggggggtcaattatgctttggggctgttttgcttctaatggtacaggaaagcttcaacgtgtgcatggtaccatgaattcccttcagtaccaggagatcttggaggaaaatgtgatggagtcagtcacaaacctgcggcttgggagacgttggaccttccaacaggacaatgatccgaagcacacatccaagtccactagagcatggttgaacatgaaaggctggaacattctagagtggccatcgcaatcaccagacttaaatccaattgagaacctctggtgggacctaaagaaggcagttgcagtgcgcaagcctaagaatgtgactgaactggaggcttttgcccatgaagaatgggctaagatacccataggtcgctgcaagacacttgtgtaaagctatgcttcacgcttgaaagctgtcataactggaaaaggatgttgtactaagtactaaaaaataatgtcactagggggttgaataaaactgataatgatgtgagcacagtaaagacatttgtggttattccatcataaatattatgttatgtttgtctaatttataagtgcctctttgatataattgtaaataagatgactgaaatgatcaaaatcaatgtcaaactggccaaaacactttatttcagtgggggttgaataaatttgatcacaactgtatactaTGTATACTCTatgtctaatcttatattttgttgtcttctttctaggtatcagcactggcaactgtttatggcagtgcttgagctcgagtagtttggacttaaacctgtttatgtaacgtccgggtgtaggaggcaggcaccaagacgattacggtGAAACATATAACATTTAATGTAAACGACCAGTGTAAGCTCCGTGCGTAGTCAGagtagtgcacacacactcatacagacacgtagctttagacaaagacgagcacacgacaggcaggtccggagccgccgggatcacgagcctccgagagccttcacccccgacggcgggaaccgccgcgagtagctctagcacaccctccctgggaagacaggggagaaaacgttAAACAAAGGCACaagcacaaacatgcacacagggacGCTGAACACACAAGGCACAAACGGGAGCAGTCAGTTCGGGAGACACATTGGGACTGACACAAACACGGGTACACAGACATTCATAACCGGAGCCAGGCATCCCGCCTGAGGCAACGCCTGTAGCGGCGTGAAAGCTCCGGgggctggagacgctgcagAAGGCGGTACTCCTCCCGCCTGTTCCGCCCACTCACCGCTAGGTGCCGCACGGCTAGCGAACGCGCTGGGTGTAGTGCGACTGGCCGACCGCTTGGGGGGACGTGCGAGGTGCAGCTCGACCTGTATCCCGCTTGgatgcagcgcgaccggcgggtcTCGCTGCAACCATCCTCCCAGGTCCGCGGCTCCCTCCTCCGGGATTGCCGTAGGGGCTTGCCGCCCCATAAGCCTGCCGGCGCCCCTTCCCCCTCTCTGGGAACCCCCCGTAGGAGGCCCCTCTGGTGCCAGGCCAACCTCCCCTGGctccggtatcgggggtggtgtccatcgccggctcttcctcctcggctacgctccagtccatggagcAAGCTGGGGTCTCACACCGCGAGtgctccatgggctcctcctcaCCGGAGTCCCCGCTCTCCGACGCGGGCGGACTGTTcgcacacccacggaagtacaaacatagacataactgcacgcagacgacatcattacacgcccacagggaagggtccggagctgttccgtaacagtttatactagatagagatgcatattctgactaaacaattagcacttttgtaagtcgctctggataagagcgtctgctaaatgccgtaaacgTAAACAAGAGTGGCAATACTTCGTACTGAACGCTAGGTGGTACAGCCTTAATTAGTAATTTCATTAAGCAATTAGCAGCAGGTAGAGAGGTAgccatggtcctgtggtagggaactggtcttgtgaccagagggtcgtgggttcgattcccaggcctgacgccatgactgaggtgtccttgagcaaggcacttaacccctacTACTCCCTGGGCGCCAGGTTAGGGctacccaccgctctgggcatgtgtgcaccacagccccctagtaatcactagtgtgtgtttgtgtgtgtgttctaattgcacagatgggtaaatgcggaggacaaatttcgattgtggtgtaaattcacaattaacaaatatggcacataaaaaaaaaaaacatggcacaTAACCTCAGTACTCTGGTGGAGGGAAGGCAAGAGAGGGAACTGCTCACAGATTATATCTCTTCCAAATAATGCAGTAGACAACTCCTGCAGTAATACATGAGAATGAATGGGTGATCACAATTGATCCTTTTGAGTTATTTCAGTTGCTGTGTTaataaatatacacatacactagttcgctagctctggcgccatccaccggcgatataacactgaatctgtgttcattttacgttcgcccccctcccccgctcaacaactttcgttcgccaccccccccccccccccccccccccccccccccccaacaaaatacactcgccaccagctccaggttaaaatctcactccaagcgaacgtcaaaagttggcaaccctggtttaAGTGTAATATACTGCTTTTTCACATGTAGGAAGTAACAGCTTTATTTCTAAGAGGCTTTGTCATCTCAAATTCTCCAATTCTTGTCTGAGCAGTAGATTGTCACTCTGTCCACTCTTTGAATGGGCAAAACACAGAGACATAATCTATGATTTCGTTAggatgtccacacacacatttgcatcaGCTGATGAATAACCTGTATCTGAAACACCCTGCTCCTCTTCACGTTTTGCTGTCATGTTTCCTGGCCACTAGAGGTCAGACGTATTACATGAAAATGTCATATATACTTACATATAAGACAGGAATTAGGCCTACCATGTCATTTATACAAGAACAAATAGTAAGTCGTTCTAGGGGGACATGACCCCAGATCTCTACATAAATACTAACACTTCTATTATGAAAGCATTCTTACTTTACAGCATTTTTCCACACTTCCTATAATAGTACTAtatagcagggttgccaacttttgaagatcgcttgaagtgagatttgaacctggaggacgtgttgacggggggggggggggggggggggggggtgtcgaatGTAAGTTGTCGACGGGTTTGGgacgaacgtaaaatggacacaaattaagtgttatatcgcgatcgatcaatcgccagtggttggcgccagagcgaactagtaactcattgaatcatagatgtggatcagaggtaaataaactagatttttttttcggcgtgagaaatcggatgtgtggcgtgtgagcgtgagaagacggtcaaatgcgtgtgtctcacgctcaatggcATGGCGTGGCAACACCGAATATAATACTGTGCAAACCTTTTATGCAGGTGTgaaaaaaaggtaaaaaaatatttcaaaatAGAAGTCGTCATAGTTTATTAATAGTTTAGTTGTGTTGATTAACTAAAGTGGATTAATAAAAGAGATAgctaaatcaaatatatttttgGTTTCATCAGCTTCAGTTCTTCTAGGTACACTTCTGTAGGATTATAACCAGGTGTAGGATTAACCATGAAACCCAACGGGTGTTAATGATCATTttcatatgtaaatatgtagGTTTTCTATCACTTCCTCTTTGCAACTTTGCAAACATTGCTGAGTCCAGTTAGACATGCTGAACAAGTACAACTAATTCTACACAAGGTGTTCGTCTCTGCCTGCTAAGAGCACAGAGCAGACCTGCTGCTGACCCTGGGTCAGAACAGTGAGTAATGGTGTCATCTGTAACCTTGTGATCTGAACATTAGCTGATGCTTTATCGTGTTGTACTGGTTTTAAAATAAAACTGTCTGTCACTACAAACACAACCAGAATACAATCATTTGACAAATTAATTTTTATTGTAAAACCTTGCAACACTGCAAACTTTGAAACAAACAAGAACTTAGAAATACAGCAGATAGAATGTCCATCACAAAACATGGTTTTTTCTGTAATTCACTTGAGGACAGATATATTTCAGGCCACTAGGTTTTAGTAAAGTGGTTGTTTTATAATAATACAAAAAAGTGGAAACATAACTTGTTGCTCCTTTAAAATCATAATGCAAGTAAAGTGCTTTATATTAAAAGTGCGTAATTGCGCATCATGTTctaatagaattagactgagCTACATAATGTGATGAACACATGACTAATATATCAACAAGCTGCATTACCAAGGCAAGAATGGTGTTGTATTGTTGTAATGAAAGTGATGGTGAAACATGAAACTCCCCAACTTGTACCTGTCcgatttctgtgtgtgtgcatatgtgtctgtttgtgggtgtgttttcTTGTGCTTATCAGGTTCCTGTTTGGCGCTGTCTGTTGCACCGCGGAGCTTCGCATATTTATGTGGGTTGCGGAGAGAaccgagagagagggagctcaTGAGCGAGTGAACAGGAAGAGCAGaactctgtgtttctgtgttttccCTTTTGCCCCGTTTGTTTATTGTATGTGGCTGCGGTTCTCCTACATACTAGGTTGTGAGTGTCTGGTGGCAGTGTAGGTTTGAACAATGTAAATAAACCAGGTTTCACAAGGTTTTCTCCGGTGTCTTGCCTAACACCTCACAACCTAGACCCAGTCATTGTTGCTGCTCCTCCCCTGTAGCCTAGACCCGAGTCCAACAACTGGGAGGGGCATAAAACTCAGACTTATATGATCTTCAGTTTGTCTCCACTGTACTAAACACAGCGTAGATTCCCCCACACTTATATGATCTTCAGTGATCTGTTTGTCTCCTCTGTACCAAACACAGGGTATATTATCCCACACTTACTGAAGTCTGTTTTaaatgtgaaaatatttttccttttcactGTGTTGTAGAATGAAAGTTGGCCTTCCTCTATATCTAGATACACTCCTATCTTAGACGGTGTGTCCTGATTGAGTTTGGTGACTGGATCAGTCAGAGCCATCAGAGATCCTAGCTGCAGACGCAGAGTCCAGTACCCTGCTGTTGTGTTCAAATTAATGAAGCCACGTCGTGGAGCTGACTCCTGCACTACACCCAACCTCCACTCACATTTCCCAGTTACATCCACCTCCCAGTAATGTCTGCCTGTGCTGTAGCTGTTTTTGGCTTGGACACATGGCCAACCATCATACTGATGAGGTGTTCGTTGGTGTGACAGCCATGGTTCAGACTCATCATGGGTCTTGGTTCTCACAGAACACCCATCCTGAGACACCACCAGAGTTGGGTTTGCTGTGTTTGGATCTAGAATGACTTGAtctagaaataaaaaaaacaaaaactattaaaataacaGCACAGGGTAGTGTTAGGACCTTCTGTGACTGAAGCACTAGCATTTCAGAATAAATACAGAAGATGAGGGAAAACACAAGATATCCTAGCCAAACCAGGAAGTGGTCATTTGAATACTAAATGAAATTTAGGTTCTCGTTTAGTTATAATTTGTGTGCTTGGTGATGTATCCTGATGTCCTACCTGATGACTTCATAATCCACTTCCATACTGAAAAAgaataatatttatttgtttgttcatATTTGTTTAATATCAGTCTCATCAATCTGTCATAGAGCATGAACTGACCTGGAGCTGGGACATGCATGTCACCTGGAaaggaaatgacatcattttACACAAAATCACCAAGAAAATATTCTAAAGTTGTGAACTACATGTTGCTTTCATACCACTGGTTCAAACTTCAGCATTTAAGACTTCTGCACACACAAAGTAGTTTTGATTACCTCACATAAATACAACAATAATTATTGTAATCCTACCTGTTTTTTTAAACCTCTGTTCAGTCTTAAACCACAGTTTAAGGAGGGACTCCtggagagataaagagaagTCATGTGAACAGCAGCATCATACTTCTGTACAGATGCGTTATCTGGTTCCTCACAGTGAACGTTCCTCTAGGCCCACGTGATGGTCTGTACCTCTGACTTGTCTTCCAACATGATGTTTCTTATGATCAAGTCCATGACCGGCAGCATGTTGGTCAGTTGTCCTTTCTTCCACTGCTTAACCAGATCTTTAATCAAAGCTTTTTGCTCGGCTGTGAAATCCAGCCTTTTGAAGTCctagagaaagaaaaacatctaaataaacacataaatacatatatttatgtaGTATTATTTCatccattttattgtgaaaatcTTAAGAAACTGCCAGTTTTATCATCAAAGTTAGTTGTATCATCAGTTGTATCATCAaagtgtgtggtgtgcaggTTAGAGTTGGGTGTAACATATTTGTATAATAGGAAAACAATATGTTACTATTGCATTATTGTTTTACCTGTGAACCTCTTTTAAATTCCTTTATCCAGTCAGAGAGGATTCTTTTTCCATCGTTTAATTTCTGTTGCATATCTGATCTTTGGGACGCTTGTCGATCTGCAACAACATTTAGCTGTTCTGGTACCTGTTGATACACATCAGGTTTTACTTTAGAGTGAAAAAGAAAGTACAAAAAGCAATAAGACAGAAGCAGAATAACTTGAAAGGCACTTGTAGTCTTTTCATCAGTCCTTCACCTTCATGGGTTGTTGTTGACTCATTTGTTGTGTGGATCTCAGCTCCTCTACCCACTGCAGGATCAGAGTACAACCCTCCTCTTCATTTATCTCACCATTACTCACTCCAGACACTATGGTGATGCCTCTAAGCTGAGGATCAATGCATTTGTTCAACattgtcagatttttttttctcattaataatattgttcattaataatattaataacagtattattaattaattaactgtcatcaaatgtttattatagtgaagcAGTATAGAGTTTAAGGGGTTTCTTCGTAATATTTACTATTTACCTGAACAATTCTGTCCAGCTCAGCTGCTAGGTCTCTGAGGAAACACTTGGAGTCCTCTATGGAGAAATCTGTTTGTTCATGCTTCTGAGGATCATTTTGGAGAACTGGTATATTTGTCTCTTTCAGATTTAAAAGCTGAACAGAAACCAAACATGAGAACGTTTTTGGCGTTTGTTTTCAACAGTATTTAAATACAGTCGTCTGTTTTCTTCGAAATTGAACTCACCTTACAATGAAGACGTTTTAAAATCTTCGCAAGAATTTGATCCTTCAGCTAGACGCAAGATAAAGAGGTTAGACGTTGTACAGACATGTCTATGAAAACACAATGTTCCAGTTAGATATCACGGTGCAGTCCCGGACTCCTCCCTGGACGTGTCTGAGTGCGTGTTTGTTCTTgtccgtgtgtctgtgtttgtgtttgcatgGGTGTTCATCTTCATCATGCGTTTCACCTGTCCCTTGCCTTATTAATATGATGTGCTACAATTGTGTCTCGTTTGTATtcgtgtatttaagtgtgcgtCATGTCTAATGTCGTTGGGTGCTCATTAATAGTTGCATTATGAAACTAAAATAAACGCAAACTCTCGCCTCAGGAAATAATGTGTGTACTGTGATGCACTATTGGTACTTGGTGTGGATTCTGCAAAACCTGATTGAACCTTTAACACATGCTTATAGCAGATTTCTTCTCCCCCTTTTGAGCTTGTTACCTTCAAATGTGGTTTGTTAAATGGTTGTGAACAGCAGGCCCGTTTACTTCTCTGCTCTCTGGGTGGATTTACCAGACTTCCAAGACTGTGGTAAGCCCCATTATTGCAGCTCTCTGTAGGAACGAAAGCAAAAGTACATCAGAAGAGGCTTGTGACTGATGTGTTTTCAGTTTTCGCTATCAGGAGTAAAACAAAAGACTTGTTGATCTTCAATGTTATGTAACAGGCCACGCCCCAACCATATAAGGAACTAAAACTTGTGCTGCGCAACAGCATTTATTTTAGTTCCTTGTAATTTTCCTCAATCTGACTTTCATGCCACACTGGATGATTACAGTTCAATAATTTAAAACCTGCCTAGGAGTAGCTTAAACATAAATTTGCATGTATTTAAAAAACTGCACAATTTTAACTGTGATCCAAAAAACAAACGATCCAAAAAATACTTCCGTTTGCAATTTTATTATCGTACAATACCACTGTCTTGTGGGTAGAACTGCAGACTGAGTGGTGCATTCAGTGCAGCTGCACATCAAATGTAATATACAAgtataaacaatacatatgaaATAAAGGACCAATTA encodes:
- the LOC143511776 gene encoding uncharacterized protein LOC143511776 encodes the protein MSYQTDTTSSATESCNNGAYHSLGSLVNPPREQRSKRACCSQPFNKPHLKLKDQILAKILKRLHCKLLNLKETNIPVLQNDPQKHEQTDFSIEDSKCFLRDLAAELDRIVQLRGITIVSGVSNGEINEEEGCTLILQWVEELRSTQQMSQQQPMKVPEQLNVVADRQASQRSDMQQKLNDGKRILSDWIKEFKRGSQDFKRLDFTAEQKALIKDLVKQWKKGQLTNMLPVMDLIIRNIMLEDKSEESLLKLWFKTEQRFKKTGDMHVPAPVWKWIMKSSDQVILDPNTANPTLVVSQDGCSVRTKTHDESEPWLSHQRTPHQYDGWPCVQAKNSYSTGRHYWEVDVTGKCEWRLGVVQESAPRRGFINLNTTAGYWTLRLQLGSLMALTDPVTKLNQDTPSKIGVYLDIEEGQLSFYNTVKRKNIFTFKTDFSKCGIIYPVFGTEETNRSLKII